The Victivallaceae bacterium genome contains a region encoding:
- the rho gene encoding transcription termination factor Rho encodes MTEEPSSIVSDKVKKSAPIATTPPPDRIISEESTGGKTSVPEAPVIHTITKISKLQRMEIEELNQIARQYGVKNIASLTKSQVVFEIVKSKSEKYDELLIGEGVLEVLPDGFGFLRSPTYNYLPSAEDIYVSPAQIRRFDLKKGDTIMGTIRSPKEKEKYFALLKVDKINGSTPDKAKERVLFENLTPLYPNERIVMETGRERLSERVLDLTAPIGKGQRGLIVAPPRSGKTMILQSIANAIAINHPEVILIVLLIDERPEEVTDMIRHVRGEVVASTFDEQPERHIQVAEMVIEKARRLVEHGNDIVILLDSITRLARAYNTVQPHSGKILTGGVDASALHKPKRFFGAARNIEHGGSLTILATALIETGSRMDEVIFEEFKGTGNMELVLDRRLADRRTYPAIDVIKSGTRKEELLYHPGELEKVFLLRQAMADLSSIDAMHLLLGRLKKTNSNAEFLLSLKE; translated from the coding sequence ATGACTGAAGAACCTTCTTCGATTGTGTCGGATAAAGTAAAGAAAAGTGCTCCGATAGCAACTACGCCACCACCGGATCGAATTATATCCGAAGAATCGACGGGAGGAAAAACAAGTGTTCCGGAAGCACCTGTTATCCATACCATTACGAAAATTTCCAAGCTTCAGCGTATGGAGATTGAGGAATTAAATCAGATAGCCCGTCAGTACGGTGTTAAAAACATAGCTTCGTTAACTAAGTCTCAGGTCGTTTTTGAAATCGTCAAATCCAAATCGGAGAAATATGACGAGTTGTTGATAGGAGAAGGAGTTCTTGAAGTTCTTCCGGATGGGTTCGGATTTTTGCGGTCGCCTACTTATAATTATTTGCCTTCTGCAGAAGATATTTACGTATCGCCGGCGCAGATTCGTCGTTTTGATTTAAAAAAGGGCGATACGATTATGGGAACGATTCGTTCTCCGAAAGAGAAAGAGAAATATTTCGCTCTGTTAAAAGTCGATAAAATTAACGGTTCGACTCCGGATAAGGCAAAAGAAAGGGTTCTTTTCGAAAATCTAACGCCTTTGTATCCCAATGAGCGAATTGTTATGGAAACGGGTAGAGAGCGTTTATCCGAAAGAGTATTGGATTTAACGGCCCCTATAGGGAAAGGCCAAAGAGGATTGATAGTAGCTCCTCCTCGTTCCGGAAAAACCATGATTTTACAAAGTATTGCCAATGCGATCGCGATTAATCATCCGGAAGTTATCCTAATCGTTTTGCTTATCGATGAAAGACCTGAAGAAGTAACCGATATGATTAGGCATGTTCGCGGAGAAGTTGTGGCTTCTACTTTCGATGAGCAACCGGAACGACATATTCAAGTAGCGGAAATGGTTATCGAGAAAGCCCGCCGGTTGGTTGAACACGGTAATGATATTGTTATTTTGTTGGATTCGATTACGCGATTGGCAAGAGCTTATAATACCGTTCAGCCTCATTCCGGAAAGATTTTGACCGGAGGAGTTGATGCAAGTGCTTTGCATAAACCCAAAAGATTTTTCGGTGCGGCACGAAATATTGAACACGGAGGTTCATTAACTATTCTTGCTACCGCCTTAATTGAAACGGGCTCCAGAATGGATGAAGTCATTTTTGAGGAGTTCAAAGGTACGGGTAATATGGAATTGGTTCTTGACAGACGTTTGGCGGATAGGCGGACCTATCCCGCTATCGATGTTATTAAGAGTGGAACAAGAAAAGAAGAACTTCTTTATCATCCCGGAGAACTTGAGAAGGTCTTTTTATTACGGCAAGCTATGGCGGATTTATCTTCGATTGATGCCATGCATTTACTGCTGGGTAGGCTGAAAAAAACCAACA
- a CDS encoding S49 family peptidase, whose product MFRMFAKAFLGLIGLSVGLLCALTVLFSFIASVNGISGSQPGLRLLPDAQGVIKPLGKEAPIVAVIELNGEISRSNQTYKQIQAYFSDMDKDLFKKRLKGVVFHISSPGGEVFEVNQIYSFVQDWKNRRQVPLYIYVDGLCASGGYYIACAGDKICTGDIGIVGSVGIVSSPFFNVKEALTKIGVNSLILSSGKDKATLNPFMDWTDQEKDKRQDLLNFFYDKFVSIVTENRKSLSKERLVDFLGADIFYPEQALSEGLVDQINVSRNQVIEELTETVGIKENYRVIGLGKDNWWKKVVLTLCRSPLVSGQIKHEVTLTDLETTSAPCGYLYDGLISG is encoded by the coding sequence ATGTTTCGTATGTTTGCGAAAGCTTTTTTAGGTTTAATCGGGTTGAGCGTAGGTCTGTTATGTGCCTTAACGGTGCTATTTAGTTTTATTGCTTCCGTAAACGGAATTTCCGGTAGTCAGCCCGGTTTAAGGCTTTTGCCTGATGCTCAAGGGGTCATAAAACCTCTCGGCAAAGAGGCTCCGATTGTTGCCGTTATTGAATTAAACGGAGAGATTAGTCGAAGTAACCAAACCTATAAGCAAATACAAGCCTATTTTTCGGATATGGATAAAGATCTTTTCAAAAAGCGTTTGAAAGGAGTGGTTTTTCATATTTCTTCTCCCGGGGGTGAAGTTTTTGAGGTTAACCAGATCTACTCGTTTGTACAAGATTGGAAAAATCGCAGGCAAGTTCCTCTTTATATTTATGTTGACGGACTATGTGCTTCCGGAGGTTATTACATAGCTTGTGCCGGAGACAAGATTTGTACGGGAGACATAGGGATAGTCGGTTCCGTTGGAATCGTATCCTCTCCTTTTTTCAACGTAAAAGAGGCTTTAACTAAAATTGGCGTCAACTCGTTGATCTTATCTTCAGGAAAAGATAAGGCTACCTTAAATCCTTTTATGGATTGGACCGATCAGGAAAAAGATAAGAGACAGGATTTATTGAACTTTTTCTATGATAAATTCGTCAGCATTGTTACGGAAAATCGAAAGTCGCTTTCGAAAGAACGCTTGGTCGATTTTTTGGGGGCCGATATTTTTTACCCGGAACAAGCTTTATCTGAGGGCTTGGTTGATCAAATCAATGTTTCACGTAATCAAGTCATTGAGGAATTAACCGAAACGGTTGGTATCAAAGAAAATTATCGTGTTATCGGTTTGGGTAAGGATAATTGGTGGAAGAAAGTAGTACTCACGCTTTGTCGTAGTCCTTTAGTGTCGGGACAGATAAAACATGAGGTTACTTTGACCGATTTAGAAACAACAAGTGCTCCTTGCGGTTACTTGTATGACGGTTTAATTAGTGGGTAA
- the polA gene encoding DNA polymerase I translates to MGKKLFLLDASGFVYRAYCGLPVMNSPKGESVQAVFGFIRSLNKLSKDFDLQYLVAVFDGPDNKKSRHSIYSAYKANRILKYPDLPRQLELAKEYCRLSGIRYFDEPGIEADDVIASLTKTALEKDFEVYICTSDKDLCQLIRERVFLINPWKDNLITGCREVNERFGVGPALIPDYLALVGDASDNIPGVPGCGPKGATRLLNDFDGVQDLIANVNRIKNGKTRQLILDHSDQILLSRKLAVVDEDLLLNNIDDKDFLFQKNPERDSDLKVFYLKLGFKSLITNSFSFDKNSNPKCEIITTKEQADSLLSEWRGGMDIAVTTAYTGKILTETNPYGIAFSYGEEAWFLPKDLMVECLDSLRNFFRDTSIIFYENKYDRHALANFGINTVNVGFDVILAAYLLSSDRGRPVFSDLVNDFFPDAPQGLFIREYGKEGFPVTKTVEEPHIYFGLFAYYIAKLKTVLAEKLRQTGLNELFEKLELPLSSVLFDMEREGIFFDIDGCRALSRQIECDLARVTKEVYVFAGEEFNLKSSKQLGRILFEKLGLRKIKKDSTNVEVLEQLVHQHPIAAPVLEFRMLEKLRSSYLLSLIDCVDPKDGCIHCTFSQAVTATGRLACRDPNLQNIPVRTALGKKIREVFIPRTSGNRLLSADYSQIELRFLAHFSNDENLTKAFFSGEDIHIHTAAEVFEVSQQDVTSEQRRQAKAVNFGIVYGQQAFGLSKVLKIDLSRAQELIEAYFRKYTGLETFIKETLRKAADEGKVKTILGRERVIDGWSKFVDKAQSGRLAINTLLQGSAADLIKRSMLLLRSVIEKAGIKSKLLLQVHDELLFEAPEEELELLQGLVRENMEGALDLKVPLVVNILIGKNWSEC, encoded by the coding sequence GTGGGTAAAAAACTTTTTCTTTTAGACGCTTCAGGTTTCGTTTATCGAGCATACTGTGGTTTGCCCGTGATGAATTCTCCTAAAGGTGAAAGCGTTCAAGCCGTTTTCGGTTTTATTCGGTCATTGAATAAATTATCTAAAGATTTTGATCTTCAATATCTGGTTGCCGTTTTTGATGGCCCCGATAATAAAAAAAGCCGTCATTCGATTTATTCCGCTTATAAAGCTAATCGTATTCTGAAATATCCCGATCTCCCGCGTCAATTGGAATTGGCTAAAGAATACTGTCGTTTATCCGGAATCAGGTATTTCGATGAACCGGGTATAGAAGCCGATGACGTAATCGCTTCTCTCACAAAAACAGCCCTAGAAAAGGATTTCGAAGTTTACATTTGTACAAGTGATAAAGATCTCTGTCAACTTATAAGAGAGAGAGTTTTTCTGATTAACCCATGGAAAGATAATTTGATAACCGGTTGTCGGGAAGTCAATGAGCGTTTCGGTGTCGGTCCTGCTTTAATCCCCGACTATTTGGCTTTAGTGGGAGATGCTTCGGATAATATTCCGGGAGTTCCCGGTTGTGGGCCAAAAGGAGCTACTCGATTATTAAACGATTTTGACGGTGTTCAAGACTTGATTGCAAACGTAAATCGTATTAAAAACGGCAAAACGCGACAATTAATCTTAGATCACAGTGATCAAATACTTTTGAGTCGTAAATTGGCGGTTGTAGATGAAGATCTTCTTTTGAACAATATTGATGATAAAGATTTTTTGTTTCAAAAGAACCCTGAACGGGATTCCGATTTGAAAGTTTTTTATTTGAAGTTGGGTTTTAAATCATTAATCACGAATAGTTTTTCTTTCGATAAAAATTCGAATCCTAAGTGCGAAATCATTACTACGAAAGAACAGGCTGATTCGCTTTTGAGTGAATGGCGGGGAGGAATGGATATTGCCGTAACCACTGCTTATACCGGAAAAATTTTAACTGAAACGAACCCTTACGGAATCGCCTTTTCTTACGGTGAGGAAGCTTGGTTTTTACCGAAAGACTTGATGGTTGAGTGTTTGGATTCTTTACGGAACTTTTTTCGGGACACCTCAATTATATTTTATGAAAATAAATATGATAGGCATGCGTTAGCGAATTTCGGTATTAATACCGTCAATGTAGGATTCGATGTTATATTGGCTGCTTATCTTTTGTCTTCCGATAGAGGAAGACCGGTTTTTTCCGACTTGGTCAATGATTTTTTTCCGGACGCTCCTCAAGGATTGTTTATCCGTGAATATGGTAAAGAAGGATTTCCCGTTACAAAAACCGTAGAAGAACCGCATATCTATTTTGGATTATTTGCTTATTATATTGCTAAGTTGAAAACGGTTTTAGCTGAAAAATTACGACAAACCGGGTTGAACGAATTATTCGAAAAATTGGAATTGCCTCTATCGTCCGTACTGTTTGATATGGAAAGAGAGGGTATATTTTTTGACATAGACGGATGCCGAGCATTGTCTCGCCAAATAGAATGTGATTTAGCAAGAGTGACTAAAGAAGTCTATGTTTTTGCGGGAGAAGAATTCAACCTCAAATCTTCAAAACAATTAGGTAGAATTTTATTTGAAAAATTGGGGTTAAGGAAAATTAAAAAAGATTCGACAAATGTTGAGGTCTTGGAACAATTAGTTCATCAGCATCCTATAGCGGCTCCTGTTTTGGAATTCAGGATGTTGGAAAAATTGCGTTCCTCGTATCTCTTGTCTTTAATTGACTGTGTGGATCCGAAAGACGGTTGTATTCACTGTACTTTTTCTCAGGCTGTGACAGCTACCGGACGTTTGGCTTGTCGAGATCCAAACCTACAAAATATACCGGTCAGAACAGCCCTCGGTAAGAAAATTCGGGAAGTTTTTATTCCGCGAACGTCCGGTAATCGGTTGCTGTCTGCCGATTATTCCCAAATAGAACTTCGATTTTTGGCGCATTTCAGCAATGATGAAAATTTGACGAAAGCCTTTTTTTCCGGAGAGGACATACATATTCATACCGCGGCTGAAGTGTTTGAGGTGTCTCAGCAAGACGTGACGTCAGAACAAAGACGACAGGCAAAAGCAGTAAATTTCGGAATAGTTTATGGACAACAAGCCTTCGGATTGTCTAAAGTTTTAAAAATTGATTTGTCAAGAGCTCAGGAATTAATAGAAGCTTATTTTCGGAAATATACGGGGTTGGAAACTTTTATTAAAGAGACCCTTCGTAAGGCTGCCGATGAAGGAAAGGTCAAAACGATTTTAGGACGAGAGAGAGTTATTGACGGTTGGTCTAAATTCGTCGACAAGGCCCAGTCCGGACGTTTGGCGATCAATACTCTATTACAAGGGAGTGCTGCAGACTTGATTAAAAGGTCTATGTTACTATTGAGGAGTGTTATTGAAAAAGCCGGTATTAAATCCAAATTGCTTCTACAGGTGCATGACGAACTTTTATTCGAGGCTCCGGAAGAAGAATTGGAGTTGTTACAGGGGTTGGTTCGAGAGAATATGGAGGGGGCTTTGGATTTAAAAGTTCCTTTGGTAGTGAATATCTTGATTGGAAAAAATTGGTCTGAATGCTAA
- the coaE gene encoding dephospho-CoA kinase (Dephospho-CoA kinase (CoaE) performs the final step in coenzyme A biosynthesis.): protein MLNLKKVSVTGDLASGKSEVCRFFSDLGAFTLNADRIATELLVPGTVYGDRVVALLGEDVVVEGQFDRRRVAEKVFKERAGGDFVLLKRLEAILHPGIRRIIEERYLWAVQEGAFPLFVVEVPLLYETKGEGWYDVVIFVLTRSEIRQKRYIKKTGRLDFTERCERFLPTEERVSRSHIIIENNGSLENLGDQVVKYFYSLKEKL from the coding sequence ATGCTAAATTTGAAGAAGGTTTCCGTAACTGGCGACCTTGCGTCAGGTAAGAGCGAGGTTTGTCGTTTCTTTTCCGACTTGGGAGCTTTTACGTTAAATGCCGACAGAATCGCAACGGAACTTCTGGTTCCGGGTACCGTTTACGGCGATCGGGTCGTTGCCCTTTTAGGAGAAGATGTTGTCGTTGAGGGGCAATTTGACAGGAGGCGAGTTGCCGAAAAGGTTTTTAAGGAGCGGGCTGGAGGTGATTTTGTTTTACTTAAGCGTTTGGAAGCCATCCTGCACCCAGGGATTCGACGGATTATAGAGGAACGTTACTTATGGGCTGTTCAAGAGGGTGCATTCCCTTTGTTCGTTGTCGAAGTGCCTTTATTATACGAAACTAAGGGAGAGGGTTGGTATGATGTTGTTATATTTGTTTTAACTCGTTCCGAAATTCGTCAAAAGAGATACATAAAAAAAACGGGTCGCTTGGATTTCACTGAAAGATGTGAGCGGTTTCTGCCTACGGAAGAGCGAGTCTCTCGTTCTCATATTATCATCGAAAATAACGGTAGTTTAGAAAACTTGGGAGATCAAGTGGTTAAATATTTTTATTCTTTAAAGGAAAAGTTATGA